The proteins below come from a single Myxocyprinus asiaticus isolate MX2 ecotype Aquarium Trade chromosome 28, UBuf_Myxa_2, whole genome shotgun sequence genomic window:
- the LOC127418573 gene encoding zinc finger protein 883-like isoform X2, whose amino-acid sequence MCFLMFIMREQVDVICCKSVGTDLSMLDIDDFITEISQLKKEVTSLKKEVTSLKIVVTSLKTKLKETELVSRCICFERVKVEIELEKVSCQSSVCVTDGTSTECQDSVWSGRDQSTPQQLLDKLSEQRSRDTQVSQLTLLCSTDAQESVCDSNQGDQTSTESLTSVCNAGEQQMLQTPVKIEVKEEDIKEENTAEEQLSDKDDDETSTEKEQSDEDDDAQQMLQTPVKIEVKLVEIKEENTAEEQQSDDDDETSTEKEQSDEDDEDFTPLELMEEQEEHQELNEMEVKHQYQKYNDFITGEKLSCSKTENNFSPKKPQRRAAKNTFTCSQCGKNFKCKSSLNKHMRVHTGEKPYKCSHCGKSFTLSNSLRSHERIHTGEKPYKCSHCGKSFIQSESLKSHERIHTGEKPYKCSHCGKSFIQSQNLKTHERIHTGEKPYKCSQCEKSFTLSNSLRSHERIHTGEKPYKCSHCGKSFIQSDHLKTHERIHTGEKPYKCSHCEKSFTRSESLKTHERTHTGEKPYKCSHCGKSFIQSQNLKTHERIHTGEKPYKCSHCEKSFSLSNSLRSHERIHTGEKPYKCSHCGKSFSLSNTLRSHERIHTGEKPYKCSHCGKSFTQSISLRSHERIHTGEKPYKCSHCGKSFTLSNTLRSHERIHTGEKPYKCSHCEKSFTQSNSLRLHERIHTG is encoded by the exons atgtgttttttg atgttcatcatgagagagcaggtggatgtgatctgctgtaaatcagtaggaactgatctgtccatgctggatattgatgatttcatcacagaaatctctcagctgaagaaagaggtgacgtcactgaagaaagaggtgacgtcactgaagATAGTGGTGACATCACTGAAGACAAAGCTGAAGGAGACAGAACTTGTTTCACGCTGTATCTGTTTTGAGCGagttaaagttgagatt gagctggaaaaggtttcctgtcaatcttcagtgtgtgtgactgatgggacctccacagaatgtcaggattcagtgtggagcggcagagatcagtccacaccacagcagctgctggacaaactctctgaacagagatccagagacacacaggtctcacagctcactttactctgttctactgatgctcaggagagtgtgtgtgacagtaatcagggtgatcaaacctccacagagtctctgacttctgtctgtaacgctggagaacagcagatgctgcagacaccagtgaagattgaagtgaaggaGGAGgacataaaagaagaaaacacagcagaggaacaactgagtgataaagatgatgatgagacatcaACAGAGAaagaacagagtgatgaagatgatgatgcacagcagatgctgcagacaccagtgaagatcgAAGTGAAGCTggtggagataaaagaagaaaacacagcagaggaacaacagagtgatgatgaCGATGAGACATCGACAGAGAaagaacagagtgatgaagatgatgaggatTTCACTCCTTTAG AGCTGATGGAAGAGCAAGAGGAacatcaagaactgaatgaaatgGAGGtgaaacatcagtatcagaaataTAATGATTTTATAACTGGAGAAAAGTTGAGTTGCTCaaagacagaaaataatttctcacCAAAAAAGCCTCAAAGAAGAGCAGCCAAAAATACCTTCACCTGCTCCCAGTGTGGAaagaatttcaaatgtaaaagcAGTCTTAATAAACACAtgagagttcatactggagaaaaaccttacaagtgctcacactgtggaaagagtttcactctgtcaAACAGCTTGAGatcacacgagagaattcatactggagagaaaccttacaagtgctcacactgtggaaagagtttcattcagTCAGAAAGCTTGAAatcacacgagagaattcatactggagagaaaccatacaagtgctcacactgtggaaagagtttcattcagtcacaaaacctgaaaacacacgagagaattcatactggagagaaaccttacaagtgctcacaatgtgaaaagagtttcactctgtcaAACAGCTTGAGatcacatgagagaattcatactggagagaaaccttacaagtgctcacactgtggaaagagtttcattcagTCAGACCACctaaaaacacatgagagaattcatactggagagaaaccttacaagtgctcacactgtgaaaagagtttcactcggtcagaaagcctgaaaacacatgagagaactcatactggagagaaaccatacaagtgctcacactgtggaaagagtttcattcagtcacaaaacctgaaaacacatgagagaattcatactggagagaaaccttacaagtgctcacactgtgaaaagagtttctctCTGTCAAACAGCTTGAGatcacatgagagaattcatactggagagaaaccttacaagtgctcacactgtggaaagagtttcagtctGTCAAACACCTTGAGatcacatgagagaattcatactggagagaaaccttacaagtgctcacactgtggaaagagtttcactcaatCAATCAGCTTGAGatcacacgagagaattcatactggagagaaaccttacaagtgctcacactgtggaaagagtttcactctgtcaAACACCTTGAGatcacatgagagaattcatactggagagaaaccttacaagtgctcacactgtgaaaagagtttcactcagtcaaacAGCTTGAGATTACAcgaaagaattcatactggataG
- the LOC127418573 gene encoding zinc finger protein 883-like isoform X1: MSSMKMFIMREQVDVICCKSVGTDLSMLDIDDFITEISQLKKEVTSLKKEVTSLKIVVTSLKTKLKETELVSRCICFERVKVEIELEKVSCQSSVCVTDGTSTECQDSVWSGRDQSTPQQLLDKLSEQRSRDTQVSQLTLLCSTDAQESVCDSNQGDQTSTESLTSVCNAGEQQMLQTPVKIEVKEEDIKEENTAEEQLSDKDDDETSTEKEQSDEDDDAQQMLQTPVKIEVKLVEIKEENTAEEQQSDDDDETSTEKEQSDEDDEDFTPLELMEEQEEHQELNEMEVKHQYQKYNDFITGEKLSCSKTENNFSPKKPQRRAAKNTFTCSQCGKNFKCKSSLNKHMRVHTGEKPYKCSHCGKSFTLSNSLRSHERIHTGEKPYKCSHCGKSFIQSESLKSHERIHTGEKPYKCSHCGKSFIQSQNLKTHERIHTGEKPYKCSQCEKSFTLSNSLRSHERIHTGEKPYKCSHCGKSFIQSDHLKTHERIHTGEKPYKCSHCEKSFTRSESLKTHERTHTGEKPYKCSHCGKSFIQSQNLKTHERIHTGEKPYKCSHCEKSFSLSNSLRSHERIHTGEKPYKCSHCGKSFSLSNTLRSHERIHTGEKPYKCSHCGKSFTQSISLRSHERIHTGEKPYKCSHCGKSFTLSNTLRSHERIHTGEKPYKCSHCEKSFTQSNSLRLHERIHTG; encoded by the exons ATGAGTTCAATGAAG atgttcatcatgagagagcaggtggatgtgatctgctgtaaatcagtaggaactgatctgtccatgctggatattgatgatttcatcacagaaatctctcagctgaagaaagaggtgacgtcactgaagaaagaggtgacgtcactgaagATAGTGGTGACATCACTGAAGACAAAGCTGAAGGAGACAGAACTTGTTTCACGCTGTATCTGTTTTGAGCGagttaaagttgagatt gagctggaaaaggtttcctgtcaatcttcagtgtgtgtgactgatgggacctccacagaatgtcaggattcagtgtggagcggcagagatcagtccacaccacagcagctgctggacaaactctctgaacagagatccagagacacacaggtctcacagctcactttactctgttctactgatgctcaggagagtgtgtgtgacagtaatcagggtgatcaaacctccacagagtctctgacttctgtctgtaacgctggagaacagcagatgctgcagacaccagtgaagattgaagtgaaggaGGAGgacataaaagaagaaaacacagcagaggaacaactgagtgataaagatgatgatgagacatcaACAGAGAaagaacagagtgatgaagatgatgatgcacagcagatgctgcagacaccagtgaagatcgAAGTGAAGCTggtggagataaaagaagaaaacacagcagaggaacaacagagtgatgatgaCGATGAGACATCGACAGAGAaagaacagagtgatgaagatgatgaggatTTCACTCCTTTAG AGCTGATGGAAGAGCAAGAGGAacatcaagaactgaatgaaatgGAGGtgaaacatcagtatcagaaataTAATGATTTTATAACTGGAGAAAAGTTGAGTTGCTCaaagacagaaaataatttctcacCAAAAAAGCCTCAAAGAAGAGCAGCCAAAAATACCTTCACCTGCTCCCAGTGTGGAaagaatttcaaatgtaaaagcAGTCTTAATAAACACAtgagagttcatactggagaaaaaccttacaagtgctcacactgtggaaagagtttcactctgtcaAACAGCTTGAGatcacacgagagaattcatactggagagaaaccttacaagtgctcacactgtggaaagagtttcattcagTCAGAAAGCTTGAAatcacacgagagaattcatactggagagaaaccatacaagtgctcacactgtggaaagagtttcattcagtcacaaaacctgaaaacacacgagagaattcatactggagagaaaccttacaagtgctcacaatgtgaaaagagtttcactctgtcaAACAGCTTGAGatcacatgagagaattcatactggagagaaaccttacaagtgctcacactgtggaaagagtttcattcagTCAGACCACctaaaaacacatgagagaattcatactggagagaaaccttacaagtgctcacactgtgaaaagagtttcactcggtcagaaagcctgaaaacacatgagagaactcatactggagagaaaccatacaagtgctcacactgtggaaagagtttcattcagtcacaaaacctgaaaacacatgagagaattcatactggagagaaaccttacaagtgctcacactgtgaaaagagtttctctCTGTCAAACAGCTTGAGatcacatgagagaattcatactggagagaaaccttacaagtgctcacactgtggaaagagtttcagtctGTCAAACACCTTGAGatcacatgagagaattcatactggagagaaaccttacaagtgctcacactgtggaaagagtttcactcaatCAATCAGCTTGAGatcacacgagagaattcatactggagagaaaccttacaagtgctcacactgtggaaagagtttcactctgtcaAACACCTTGAGatcacatgagagaattcatactggagagaaaccttacaagtgctcacactgtgaaaagagtttcactcagtcaaacAGCTTGAGATTACAcgaaagaattcatactggataG
- the LOC127418573 gene encoding zinc finger protein 883-like isoform X3, whose amino-acid sequence MFIMREQVDVICCKSVGTDLSMLDIDDFITEISQLKKEVTSLKKEVTSLKIVVTSLKTKLKETELVSRCICFERVKVEIELEKVSCQSSVCVTDGTSTECQDSVWSGRDQSTPQQLLDKLSEQRSRDTQVSQLTLLCSTDAQESVCDSNQGDQTSTESLTSVCNAGEQQMLQTPVKIEVKEEDIKEENTAEEQLSDKDDDETSTEKEQSDEDDDAQQMLQTPVKIEVKLVEIKEENTAEEQQSDDDDETSTEKEQSDEDDEDFTPLELMEEQEEHQELNEMEVKHQYQKYNDFITGEKLSCSKTENNFSPKKPQRRAAKNTFTCSQCGKNFKCKSSLNKHMRVHTGEKPYKCSHCGKSFTLSNSLRSHERIHTGEKPYKCSHCGKSFIQSESLKSHERIHTGEKPYKCSHCGKSFIQSQNLKTHERIHTGEKPYKCSQCEKSFTLSNSLRSHERIHTGEKPYKCSHCGKSFIQSDHLKTHERIHTGEKPYKCSHCEKSFTRSESLKTHERTHTGEKPYKCSHCGKSFIQSQNLKTHERIHTGEKPYKCSHCEKSFSLSNSLRSHERIHTGEKPYKCSHCGKSFSLSNTLRSHERIHTGEKPYKCSHCGKSFTQSISLRSHERIHTGEKPYKCSHCGKSFTLSNTLRSHERIHTGEKPYKCSHCEKSFTQSNSLRLHERIHTG is encoded by the exons atgttcatcatgagagagcaggtggatgtgatctgctgtaaatcagtaggaactgatctgtccatgctggatattgatgatttcatcacagaaatctctcagctgaagaaagaggtgacgtcactgaagaaagaggtgacgtcactgaagATAGTGGTGACATCACTGAAGACAAAGCTGAAGGAGACAGAACTTGTTTCACGCTGTATCTGTTTTGAGCGagttaaagttgagatt gagctggaaaaggtttcctgtcaatcttcagtgtgtgtgactgatgggacctccacagaatgtcaggattcagtgtggagcggcagagatcagtccacaccacagcagctgctggacaaactctctgaacagagatccagagacacacaggtctcacagctcactttactctgttctactgatgctcaggagagtgtgtgtgacagtaatcagggtgatcaaacctccacagagtctctgacttctgtctgtaacgctggagaacagcagatgctgcagacaccagtgaagattgaagtgaaggaGGAGgacataaaagaagaaaacacagcagaggaacaactgagtgataaagatgatgatgagacatcaACAGAGAaagaacagagtgatgaagatgatgatgcacagcagatgctgcagacaccagtgaagatcgAAGTGAAGCTggtggagataaaagaagaaaacacagcagaggaacaacagagtgatgatgaCGATGAGACATCGACAGAGAaagaacagagtgatgaagatgatgaggatTTCACTCCTTTAG AGCTGATGGAAGAGCAAGAGGAacatcaagaactgaatgaaatgGAGGtgaaacatcagtatcagaaataTAATGATTTTATAACTGGAGAAAAGTTGAGTTGCTCaaagacagaaaataatttctcacCAAAAAAGCCTCAAAGAAGAGCAGCCAAAAATACCTTCACCTGCTCCCAGTGTGGAaagaatttcaaatgtaaaagcAGTCTTAATAAACACAtgagagttcatactggagaaaaaccttacaagtgctcacactgtggaaagagtttcactctgtcaAACAGCTTGAGatcacacgagagaattcatactggagagaaaccttacaagtgctcacactgtggaaagagtttcattcagTCAGAAAGCTTGAAatcacacgagagaattcatactggagagaaaccatacaagtgctcacactgtggaaagagtttcattcagtcacaaaacctgaaaacacacgagagaattcatactggagagaaaccttacaagtgctcacaatgtgaaaagagtttcactctgtcaAACAGCTTGAGatcacatgagagaattcatactggagagaaaccttacaagtgctcacactgtggaaagagtttcattcagTCAGACCACctaaaaacacatgagagaattcatactggagagaaaccttacaagtgctcacactgtgaaaagagtttcactcggtcagaaagcctgaaaacacatgagagaactcatactggagagaaaccatacaagtgctcacactgtggaaagagtttcattcagtcacaaaacctgaaaacacatgagagaattcatactggagagaaaccttacaagtgctcacactgtgaaaagagtttctctCTGTCAAACAGCTTGAGatcacatgagagaattcatactggagagaaaccttacaagtgctcacactgtggaaagagtttcagtctGTCAAACACCTTGAGatcacatgagagaattcatactggagagaaaccttacaagtgctcacactgtggaaagagtttcactcaatCAATCAGCTTGAGatcacacgagagaattcatactggagagaaaccttacaagtgctcacactgtggaaagagtttcactctgtcaAACACCTTGAGatcacatgagagaattcatactggagagaaaccttacaagtgctcacactgtgaaaagagtttcactcagtcaaacAGCTTGAGATTACAcgaaagaattcatactggataG
- the LOC127418573 gene encoding zinc finger protein 501-like isoform X4, with protein sequence MEEQEEHQELNEMEVKHQYQKYNDFITGEKLSCSKTENNFSPKKPQRRAAKNTFTCSQCGKNFKCKSSLNKHMRVHTGEKPYKCSHCGKSFTLSNSLRSHERIHTGEKPYKCSHCGKSFIQSESLKSHERIHTGEKPYKCSHCGKSFIQSQNLKTHERIHTGEKPYKCSQCEKSFTLSNSLRSHERIHTGEKPYKCSHCGKSFIQSDHLKTHERIHTGEKPYKCSHCEKSFTRSESLKTHERTHTGEKPYKCSHCGKSFIQSQNLKTHERIHTGEKPYKCSHCEKSFSLSNSLRSHERIHTGEKPYKCSHCGKSFSLSNTLRSHERIHTGEKPYKCSHCGKSFTQSISLRSHERIHTGEKPYKCSHCGKSFTLSNTLRSHERIHTGEKPYKCSHCEKSFTQSNSLRLHERIHTG encoded by the coding sequence ATGGAAGAGCAAGAGGAacatcaagaactgaatgaaatgGAGGtgaaacatcagtatcagaaataTAATGATTTTATAACTGGAGAAAAGTTGAGTTGCTCaaagacagaaaataatttctcacCAAAAAAGCCTCAAAGAAGAGCAGCCAAAAATACCTTCACCTGCTCCCAGTGTGGAaagaatttcaaatgtaaaagcAGTCTTAATAAACACAtgagagttcatactggagaaaaaccttacaagtgctcacactgtggaaagagtttcactctgtcaAACAGCTTGAGatcacacgagagaattcatactggagagaaaccttacaagtgctcacactgtggaaagagtttcattcagTCAGAAAGCTTGAAatcacacgagagaattcatactggagagaaaccatacaagtgctcacactgtggaaagagtttcattcagtcacaaaacctgaaaacacacgagagaattcatactggagagaaaccttacaagtgctcacaatgtgaaaagagtttcactctgtcaAACAGCTTGAGatcacatgagagaattcatactggagagaaaccttacaagtgctcacactgtggaaagagtttcattcagTCAGACCACctaaaaacacatgagagaattcatactggagagaaaccttacaagtgctcacactgtgaaaagagtttcactcggtcagaaagcctgaaaacacatgagagaactcatactggagagaaaccatacaagtgctcacactgtggaaagagtttcattcagtcacaaaacctgaaaacacatgagagaattcatactggagagaaaccttacaagtgctcacactgtgaaaagagtttctctCTGTCAAACAGCTTGAGatcacatgagagaattcatactggagagaaaccttacaagtgctcacactgtggaaagagtttcagtctGTCAAACACCTTGAGatcacatgagagaattcatactggagagaaaccttacaagtgctcacactgtggaaagagtttcactcaatCAATCAGCTTGAGatcacacgagagaattcatactggagagaaaccttacaagtgctcacactgtggaaagagtttcactctgtcaAACACCTTGAGatcacatgagagaattcatactggagagaaaccttacaagtgctcacactgtgaaaagagtttcactcagtcaaacAGCTTGAGATTACAcgaaagaattcatactggataG